The Sabethes cyaneus chromosome 1, idSabCyanKW18_F2, whole genome shotgun sequence DNA segment AATAGTAAGCGATTAAACCTGTAATTGCTTATTTCTACATCGCCGTAAAGTACAAAAAAGCTGATCAGAATCATGGTGAGTACTCTACTCACCACGAAGTAAACtaacaatttgtttttgtttgtcggCCAAAGAAATAGAACGTCATAAAAGAACTGTTTTCTCCAGCTAGCTCTAATTGAGTTGAAATCCCTTTTGTCTAACGGATCTAACAGTACGAAGAATTCCCTCACCATTTTACCGCTCTACTTTGTGGCTACAATATCGCACTGAAACCATTAACTATCCACCTAAGACAAAACCGAGACAGATTGGCGTACTAAATCACCGGATCATATCGGTTGGTGGCCATGTCTAATTAAACTGTCGCACTGACAACTTCGTGACGGTACCAATCGCTTCAACCACAATTCCAATAGATACCGTATTATGATCAATGGACTGGAAATTACCTAATTAGGCACTGGTTCGGTAAACAAACGAAAGTAAGTACCGACGTTTTCACTTTCGCGCGTAATGGCTGTTACGGAAGAATTTTCCCTCGAACCCGTGCATCCACTCGCGTTTCTCTAGCGCGCTCGGCCTTTGCGCTAATCCCGCAGGCTCGACACAATAGGGCTCGCTCGAATCGCATGCCACAAGGGCACACTTGAATGATTCTCCGGTCCCAGAGCGTGGACCGCGAACTGAATCTTGTACGTTGTGCAATGGAAAATGTTTCGCCGGCTCGACGCACGCTCCAAGAGTCTAGTATACATATTAGAAGGCGGCTGAACTATTACTTTCGTTGGATACCAGTCAGGCTTATTGAACATTATAGTCAAAATAGCGGCAGTTGTAGTAAATGCCCATTGTTGTAGCTCATTCCTCACTAACCTACATCATGTCTGAAGGTAAAAGCATATCTAATAAATGAACATCatgtaaacataaaataaatgctACAAATGTGAGTTACGATTTATTGCGATTGCAAATGTTGGTTGCGGCAATGCAACATAAAACCATTGACTGCATACGTAAATTGAATAAcacaaattctttttttttcttctttttttcttgccATTCAGATGGCTCTACCCACCTCCCTGGACAAGGACGCCATTCGGGAAGCGTACGAGGACGTCCGATCCAACCTGACCGACAACGAGTGGGCGGTGTTCAAATTTGACGGTCTCAAAATCATCTGCTTCGCGAAGGGAATCGGCTTCGACGAGTTCTGTGCGCATTTCAACGACGACGAGCGAGCTTTCGGCTACATACGGATACAGATGGGCGACGAGATGTCCAAGCGAAGCAAGTTTATGTTCCTCACCTGGATCGGCCCGGAAGTGGGTGTGATGCAGCGAGCCAAGATGTCGACAGACAAGTCAATCATTAAGGATGTGATCAATGTAGGTCGATCATTTTTTAAAACTGAAGATTTTAATAACCATCTTTTTCTGTTGCAACAGAATTTTGCCGTTGAGCTGCAGGTTGAGTCGAGCAACGATTTGGATCTGGAGATGTTCAAGGAACACCTGAACAAGGCCGGTGGTGCAAACTACGGAACCGGCGTGCGCGAACTATAGACCATAAACTTTACTGCGCATAAGGCATTCAGGCCCCACAGGATATACTAGGGATCGCATCTTTATAAATATAAGCATACCAACGTTAAGGTCTTCCCCGCTACTACCCTCGTTGCAATATGAAGTAATATTCAATTCAAATGCCAGAATGCGTATCGTATGCAATCAATTCAACTTAAATCCTGAAGGCCTCTGTTTGTGTGTATTATTTCCGTAAAACAATTCTTTATTTatcaaaattgtgattttggaaAACTCTACAGTTTTTTGACCATTGTATAAGCATCCACTAAATCATAACTATTTAATGAATACATAAGAATAAAAAACACAATGATAACCTAATGCGTAAACATCAAAACAAATATCGGATGCAATCTGCAATATTATCATATAAATTGGAGTGTAGTTGTTAAGTTTATGCAAGAAAAGGAAACCCTAACGCGACGCGACGAAACAACAAATTGACGATTATAATAGTTAACACTCAGTGGAAGCGCGAACGAAAGCAGCGCATCGAAGCGATCATGTTAGTACCGAAATCAGATTTCTTTTTTGAGCTATTTTTTATCAAttgtataaaataaataaaaaaggaaacctATTCTGTAGAAGACAAGTGTAGAATGCCGCAATTTTGGCAGAACAAATATACCCCAAGAACTTTCAAAACGGAGTGGTATGTAATTTGAGGTACAGTAGAAAGAAATCCGTTATCGCTTTACAGATCAAAATGTCAACAGACGACACTACTGACTATTTATAAAAAGTATGAAGCCTCCCTTTTGTATAAAAGCAACTGTTATTTGCTGGTTTATGAACCTCCAATCAAAGACGCTAGAAGCGCCCTTGGCATAATGATAATTCACTTGTATGCAGTTTCTGAGGTTTGCAGTTACTGGCAAAGTTGCTAGCCTCAGAGACTGACGGACGATGGCCAGTAGCATGTACGCTTTGTCGATTAGCCTGCTTCCCAACATCAGAGGGCTTCAGTGGCTGCAGGCGAAAGGACACCGACCACGACCGGCACTTGTCGGTGGATTCTGCAGCGTGTGATTTGTGATTAATGTAAAGATCCCATACAGGAAACCTTGCGAATATTCACAGCCATCGCGGACATGGAGTCTATCTCCAACGCCAGCTCTGCGATGTTTCCTGTCTCGCTGCGATGAAGTACTCGGCACACTTGTGTAGAGTAGCTGTCGTTCTGATTTTGGAGCAGACGAAGGATCCTCGCGCTCGAGGTATCCACACTGCTTAGAAAATATCCCATCCAAGAGCTTTGGGAGATCCTTCATGGTATATGTTCACAGGTAGTAGCACTTCATCCCACGGATTGGAAGTTGGTAGCATAGCCCCCAAGTAGCCATTTCATTGTCTGCTCGTCGGCACAAACGAGGACCAGGTAGCCGTTCTTGAGTTGGCAGCTACTGAACTTTGGACCTATGGCGGGATAGTTCTATTCCGCAGTGGCAGTTCAGGATTTTATTGTGGGTAGCCGCTTGCTGATTCTCGGTTAGTATAGTGGATGGATCGAGAAGCTGGAATCATAAACCCTCGCAGTGCATGACACCTCTTTATGGGTTTGAGCACAGACAGCCCCTTATTTTTTCGCACTATAAAAATGAATCTATCTTTTAGTCTTTTGGTACTTGGACCTTTAGAGTTCGTGTTTGGCGATATAGTTTCTCGAGCATTGCCGCTTGATCTGCTCGAGAATCCGCGATAGCTGGTCGACAGAACGAAGGACAAGTTTCCTGGCTTTTTCTGTGTATTCCTCACTGAGATACCGTCGTCTTGTGCCGTCTTTTGTACAACAGAGAACCGCTTGAGCACAACACGAGATGACTTCGGTGTCCCAACTCCATCTGGTTGCGTCGCCGCACCGGACAGTTTGTCCTCCATTCAAcgaggtttatttgtttatttgttaaaataaagtcaacagatttcttgacccTAATGACCTAAAGATCCTAATAAAAACTACTAGCTAATGTTCTGAAGCGATATTTCAGCACGTTGCGGCTAAAGCCAGAGTCAAAACAGGATACAAAAGGTTAAAATTGCGTTGTAAGCCAGTTAATAGTACTAAAGGTACTGTAGTTGGTTCTCCTGTGTGATATACGTAAGAATAAATTGTTCCGTGTTAAGCGAGGCGGAGCTGAAATGTCGATTCTCTCTAATATCCAAGGACAGTCGATTTCAAGCAGTATAtatcattgaagtttttggcgatACGCATGATGAATCTCACATTCCTGCAGCAGGTCTTGTCGACAACAAAAGCAACGTATTGTTTGAAGGTCAGTTTGGAGTCGAGTAGTACTCCGAGATCtttgacgcaatctacacggcgTAAAGATATGCTTGATAGTCGGTATTCGAAGATTATCGGATTCAACTTTCTCAAGAACGTAATCACTTCGCATTTATCGGGGTTCAATATTAGACGATTGTTTTTACACCATTCGGCAAATATCGACAGCTGGTTCTGGAGTGCGAGAGTATCAGACGAGTCATTTACTTTTGTGAACAGTTTTAAGTCGTCGGCGATTGCAAGCCGAGGACCTTCGAGCGTTATGTTGACGTCGTTAAAATAGATAAAGAAAACcaaaggtccgagatggctaccttgcggAATTTCAGAGAAATGGACCCGTTGATATGCCGACCAATGCCGAGTTTGTCCAGTTTAGCGATAGCGATTTGATGATTCCGCTTGTCAAAGGCAGCAGAGAGGTTTGTGTAGATGACGTCTGTCTGAGAACGGTCGTCGAAGTAGTTCATTATGTGGGAAGTGAGCGTTAGTAGATTGGTGGTCGTTGAGCGCTTGGGCGTGAATCCGTGTTGTTCATCGGCCAAATACTGCTGGTCGAACGAGGAAATTGGTGCGATCACAACGAGCTCGGAGTTTTGATAATGCATATGAGGCGGAGATTTCTCTGTAATTGTCCACGTTTTTTTATTACCCttcttatgaactggaaacATATAAGCGTATTTCCAGACAGAAGGAAATACACCTGAGCTAATTGATAAGCTTCAATACAGTTCTTCAAAAAGATTGATCAAAAAGATTGAGGTTTCAAGAAGAATCCTCTAAGAAGGTCCTCCATTCAACGAGTCACTGTCGAGGTAGAAGTTATCATCCAGCTCTTGCTCTTTGGTTCGATGATTGATTGATTCGATGATTAGGGCGCCTAGGTACTTCAAAGGGTTCGTTTGCGACTGGGATTTATTGAAGCATCTTTTTCGAAGACTTTGGAAAAATATTATTCACTTAAAAAAATGATTCATGTATGGGAAACAAATTTATGAACTTTAAAATTTAGAACAAGTTTTAGAATAAAGTAATTTAAGAGCAGATAACCTGTGGTACAGCGTACGGCTGTTGATATCTGAAGCAAACTTAAACCCATCTTAGGGCTTTGTGCAAATTCCCCAGAAATCATATAGCAGTTAATTACAAAatttttcaagtttaatttatgcTGGAAACACAGACAACACAGAGGCATATTttctttcaaataaaaaatatataaccTAGTTTGCAAggaatattttcaaaacagccCAAAGGCTGTATTCTTTTCCACTGACGAACAAATAAAATGTATCACTTACCAACGAACACCATCTCACCGTGTGC contains these protein-coding regions:
- the LOC128740830 gene encoding coactosin-like protein, producing MTEAVEVEQIIESKPRKMALPTSLDKDAIREAYEDVRSNLTDNEWAVFKFDGLKIICFAKGIGFDEFCAHFNDDERAFGYIRIQMGDEMSKRSKFMFLTWIGPEVGVMQRAKMSTDKSIIKDVINNFAVELQVESSNDLDLEMFKEHLNKAGGANYGTGVREL